Below is a genomic region from Apteryx mantelli isolate bAptMan1 chromosome 22, bAptMan1.hap1, whole genome shotgun sequence.
ATGAATTACAATGATTCAGAGCCTCAGAACAGAGCTGCAATAGAACTGCTCTCTTGGTTTCCTTGGAGTTGCTCTTGATTCTCATGAGACTTAGTGAGAGGAGGATCATTTTAATTTGGTGTTACTCAGGTAACTCCAATTTAATCCAAGTGACCAGATCACTGCTTACCTTAAAAACTTTTTCAGGGATTGATTTTCACAGTGGAAAATGTTTCTTATTCCACGATCTTCAAAGCCACAATTGTTTTGCCTATTCCAGGAAGACTAAAGACAAACTGCTTCTTGTCTTTCTGCAGGTTCTTAGAAAGCATCTCATAGTGCTTGAGAGTGAGAAGGTTGAAACTCTCACAGCCAAGACAGTCACTTAAAAAGGATCTGAACCTCAGCACAACTATTACAAATGCACACAGGAAGGCAGGGGTGTCCGTGGAAGGGAGGATGCAATTCTCTGGATACAGGcctgggttttcttgtttttcttgctgGGGGTGCCATTCCCTGGAACTTCCATCTGGTTGTTTGTGCAGTTCAGGTGCATTATTTTGGGAATCACACACACTTTTGAAGTCTATCCCCCATCACTGACTAGTTTCTGCTTTAATGCATAAGCAGTTTCTCTTGATCATTCAGACTCAGCAGAAGAGGTATCTGTGAATACAGTACACAGTACTGGGTATGCCTTTTAGCTACTAAGAGAACATTGCACACAGCGTCCTGGTTTTCCAGTAATCCAATGTCAACAGCCCAACTTCTTGAAAATATCAATACCCTCTCATTAAATAGAAGAATTTGCTTTCTCATTAAATCCTCTAATCCAGGATACTCTGAGAACAGTTCAGTGCAGATGGTTTTGGGCTTCCTTTTGATTACATTAGAAcccactagaaaaaaaatcaaagattagAAAAACAAGAGACATAGCAAATAAGTTACTCAACACACCAGTTGCCTAAGGAGCATATTGTACCATGAGCTCATCAAAGTAAATGTTATACTGTGAGCAAAAAACTCAGCATTCTTATGgataacccagacacctggtgtTAAGTCTGTAAGgatattttttaatatgaataaaaGGGGTATCGACTCCCAGCTTCAGGCATGACTGACTTCTAAACAGATTAAGGAAAAAGTCTCTCTGGAGGGGCCTGCATCCTTCATATCTGTCTCCTCATTACCCAGGTATTCCTGGGAAGGATATGGTGTTGCCATTGTGAGAGGCTGAACCAGACAGAGCAGCCCTGTTACAGCATCCCCTACACTCCTGACTAGTAAAACTCAACGCATACAGTGAAGGAAAAGGCATCTAGGAGCATCACCAGTCTCTTGATTCTTGATGTATAGATACACATTCCTATTAAATATAGGGGAATATGAGAATACACCTCTTATCACAACTCTAACCTTAGTGCCTTTCCAAAACAATCAAtaactgtaattttaaaaatgaataacatGAATACGCCAAAATTTATACATTAAAATTATAGCTGTGCACATTCACAAGGCACAAATAAATCTCAAAAGCAAATGTGTTTATACTGACTGTCATacagttttccatttaaaaaacacattagcaTCAAGAAAGAGCAAGTACATATCATGTATCAAAACAGTATTAACTGGCTAGTAAATTAATGATCTGAGAGTaagcatgaaaagaaaacaagtatgaaaagagagcaaaattacaaaattaattaGCAAAATTAGCACTTAATACATATATGTACAAGTCAGAATTTGGATTGTATTTGAAAGCAAATTCAGTGGAATATATTTAAAGACAAAGTATCTGTGCGTTACTAATTGGAATGATTTTAGTACTGGACTGTAGACTTGGAGTTCTGTGTCTATCCTATGTACTTTACTCAGAGCTTGACCTAAAAGCCATAGGCCAGTTCTGTGTGAGCAGTCAGGATTTATAGTGTCcttggttatttttattttcttgtcctTAAGAGCTTGTTTTGAATGATATGGGAGTATCTGTTGCTCAGCAACCATAGCTGCTTCTATAGCTcaaatgtttctgaaataaaGCAAAGTGTTTATACATCTCTGTTCAcctaaaaaagtaaaacaaaggcAAGATTCTCCACACCTGTACTGTAAGGTGAGAGCTTTACTTTCCCTTATTGGTCCTAAAGTGGACCAATCCCCCATCAATGTGCAATGTGGCAGAATTAACATATTGGCTGAGATAAGTGTCTAAGATAATTAGCCATCTGACACCCAAATATTTGGTGTGTAGTCCTGCAGCCCAGTACTATagtattgccattgctagtacCAAGACACAAtatttgtactgagtttgcaaggcctcaggactgaggctcaTCAGGTTTGCTTTGTCTGAGCCTTCCTTGACCTgtctggagcttttttttttaatttggtttacCTGCATCAGCAATTTTTCTAATAACAAGGTGGTTGTGGCTAATCTGGTTTGCTTTGCTTATTTTTGTATGGTACCATCATAGTTTTATACAATAGTAGCAACAAGTAGTTATTCTGCATAGAGTGAGATATTTCTGCCTCTAACATAATGATGTAGAGTAGAGAATATAGGCCTGGTATGATAGCAGAGGTCCTGAGAAACGGGAATGCCACAGGATGTGATGTTGAGGATTCTAGATATGGGATgataagagatggggcacaggctggcACTGGCAATCCCAAGGCTAGAAACAGCTCTTGAATGCTCAGTTAAAGCAGTGCAGACATGGAGCTGGACAAAACTGGTCTTAGGCGTAACAGAGCAAACAACGAGTATCTGTCTGATGTCAAACACAGCATGTATAGTAAATTCAGATGTAACGGTGAACTTGCAGCCAGTGAAAAACAAATGTGTCGTAGAAGTGTGTTAGCAAACTTGAGGCAAATGACCCCAAGTAGATCTTGGCATGAGGAAGAAACCATCACCATCAACAACATACTCCTCCCCACAAAGGACCTGGGAGGCTGATGACTCACTGCAACACCCTCCACACCAGACTGAAGCCATCAACATGCAGACCCCGAGGGGCAGTGGAAAGCTGAGCATAAGACCAGGAAAAGGGGTAGATACTAGGAAATGGGTGGGTAACAGTTTTAACGTACTATTATTATTAAGAATTTTTCTGTAGAGTAGTATtcatttattctatttttctttctttttctgtaataattagatcTAGACTAATAACAAAGTCTTGTTTGACTGTTAAGATTTCAAATATACTACAAATTTCAAATATACTACAAATGTATTGTtggctatatatatatgttttgccCATAAGAAGATTTTTGAGCATCACAGGTGGCAGCTCGTGCCTAAGCCCCCAGGACATGGGGTATATTCTCATCAATTGTGTGTGTGTTAAGGATTACACCTAGTGGCAAAAATGGGAAAGAAGAATTCAAAACACCTGAAAAAATCAAGCAAATCAACATTACTGGTGCAGTTGTATCTTTTAAATACCCTACCAGTTGTATGTACGTACCTATGTATGACAATATTGGGTCAAACCAACATGATCTTGATTTGCtgtgggtgacagagcactggatcaggttgcccagagaggttgtggagtctccttctctggagatattcaaaacccgcctggacgcgatcctgggcaacgtgctgtaggtgaccctgcttgagcaggggggttggactagatgatctctagatgtccattccaacctcaaccattctgtgattctgtgattctgtaggcAAAATAGGGCTCAAAACATAGATGGTTTTACGATTCAAAGACAAGATTTAAACCACACCTGGGATGAGGTTGTTGACACTCCAGTGCACAGGCAAGAGACACCTGAACAGCGTACAAGCATCTAAAAGGAATAACGTGTGTGTGCCACACGAGTCTCTTCAGAAGACACACATCTCCAAATGCTTTCCCTGCTTCACTGCCCTCCTATCAACATCACTTTCTCTGTGTTTTGTGCAACTTTATTGTCCTTTCAGCCTCCTTCCCTTCTGATCATCACCGACAGGAAACAACTGACTGAAGAGACCAGACGTCTCAGCCCTAAACACAGACCACAGGCACAGGAGGGAATCCATGATGCGCCAGAGCTGCCATGCATGGCCTCAGCTCAGCTTGGACAGGAGGTGCCATTTGACTAATACATTCCTTGTTCATGCTGTCACTGCCATGAGCATACACTCATGGGAGATTTGTGTTACAGGGAACCAGTAGGAAAGGAGAGCTAGTTTCCTTTAAGACTGAAAACCTCTTTTTCAAGTCCCTGGTCTATGAAACAACAGAATGACTTCCCTAGGGCCTGCAGTACAGGTCTTGTCATGGGATGATGGAACACAAGGCAAGACACAGCTTTCCAAGGGGAAGGATTTCAAAATGAAGTGGGACAACATGCTTTAAAACAAGCTAAGCCTTACACTCCTGCTCCTTCAAAACACAGCTTTTAACAGCCATAGAGCCAACAGCAGGTATGCGAAGTGACATTTCAACTGACACCTGAAATGTTTGAGAGCCTCAGTATGGAGGAGCCTTTTGCAGCCTGTGCTTGTTGGCCTGCAGACTTAAAAGCACTTTTCTCAACCTCCAGCTGATCCCTAAAAACCTAATTGAAAAGGCATTAGTAGCCACACCAGTGTTGCTGACTTCATTCCAGATTTTGTTAGTACTTGataggaggaaagagaagaaaagttgCAAGTCAGTCTGACACCACCATTACAGTTAAAatgatcattttattttaatgctgGCACCAAACACTTTGTGACCAGATGTTGCATCCACAGAGGCCAAACCAGGACAGAGGGGAGATTAATCCTCACTAGCACATCAGGCTCCAGGGATTTCACTCTCTGGGGCACAACGCCAGTAaggacatttttttaaaacaagctccTTTTAGACACCTAAAGTGGCCAGATTTCCACTAAGCATCCTCCTAAGCATCTTAACAGCCATGGCCAGCTTCAAAAGTCTTCTGCAATTCCCATTAAGAGTAATGGAAGCTCACGGGCAAATTTTGAATCTGGCCACTTTGTTTCAGGGGGCACAGGAGATCTGAACCCTAGGAAAACTTCCACCAGGTGGGAGTGCTTCAAAAAGTCCTGCTGAAACAGTTCAAACAGTACTGCTTCAAATAATGATTTGGCTTTGGAGGTCGGTAACTGTATAGTCACAGAGTGGCACTGTCGAACTGCTGCTGTTGTACTGAAACTACTGCTGTTGTACTGTGACTGTGCCATGGGCCAGAATCCATTCTCTAGGTACagcaaaaacacagaacaaaagaagTTGGTCTTCGCTCTTGAAAGCTTACAAaccaaggcaaaaatgaagatggCACTAAAATAAATGAAGACTTCCCCCTAATTTTACTGGATCTGCAGCTGTCATGTCCATTTTTTGATGCTCAGTCTGTCAGCCGTGTTACCCTTCACAATCCAGGAGTGAGGGATATCATGGAAAACAGCCCAGCAAAATGGTTTGCCTCTCAGAGCACATACATAGCCATGCAAGTGTTCCTCTTTGTCATAAACATTCAAGATGTTAGACTTAAACTGCACCGTAGCCTGAAACCTACAGAAGTGATAGACGCGCAACAAGCCTATGACATCAGCTACTGTTTTTGCTAAAGCTTCTTTTTCTACTTCATTATGGCTTCCAACAACTTTACTGCTGTCATCCACTCCAAAAATTAAATAACCACCCTGAGTGTTTGCAAAGGCAGAGACATAATTTAGAAGGATTTCTCTAATGTATTTCAAGACATCCCTTGTTGAGAAGTTCTTAAATTCAACATGGGTTGTGTCTGTGAAATCCAAGACTTCTCCAGCCATCAGTTTCTGTCTTCATAAAAACCTGGCCATGACAGCttggatgtggcactcctgggtGTTCAAAGGAGTCTCCTTTGCTCCCCCATCAACATTCAACAGGGCTTTCTTAGGACTTGGCCCATTCTCATCACAGCTCTTGGCatggttttccttctttctgagcAATCCAACAGCTGCACTCGGAGCAATAGGAAGGACTGAAGTGAAAGATCTACAGGACAAACAGGCTACAGATATGTGGCTTTGTGGATTCACTTTTCCCCTGTGGATCTCCACAGCTTCAAGTTTTTCACAAAAAGCAGAAAGTGACTCTGCTGCTGCATCCATGTAAAATATTCACCGGTCTCTGCAGAGTCAATTAAAAACCCTGAGGGACTGCTCTATGTCTAGGCCAATGCTGTGTTcctgaaaataataattcttgTTTTCAATCTCCATCCTCACTACTCCTCCTCCTGAATTCAGCAAAGCACACACTGCTTTAACAAGCTCACTTCGTTTCCTTTTCTGATTGTTAGAGATCTTCTTTTTGGATATCTCGCCAAGAACTATTTTCCCAATATCTACAGCCACATCAGGGTAGTTTGTTTTCAAATTAACCAGCAGCTGCCCTTCTTTTCTGGCCATCCTGAACCTGAAATGATAAATTTTGAAAAACACTTAATGATTATACAAGACAGTGTAACAAAGGAAACAGTGAGTCTTTGGTTTAGGCTTACACACTAAATTTAATAAACTGGAAAATGATAATAACTATTTGCAATACACAAACAAATCCAAGACAGACTGTTGCAAAGACACTCATGGACATaatgttaattaaaataatttattgggATCTTTTGCGTGGGGTAATGCTCACATGGGAAATCAAATCTCTTGAACATGACAGCCAGTCACAGTACGGCAAGAGAAGGAAGTTTTCATTGCAAGCATCGTtgcaacagcatcttcagctgGGTCGGGTCAGCTCCCTGAATTGTTGTCCTGATGAATTATTACAATCCAGTTGGTCCCTGGTCCTGCATGATCACTCCAGTGCATGCATGATCCATTtctattcattattttaaaactacATACAAAACATATCTTAATGCTCTCAACTATGAACAAAGGACTATCCTATGTGACCatgtgcaggagcagtttctgCTGCTGAAAATTATCTACACCACAATTGTTAACTATACAGCAAACTTGAATTTCCTCCTGATATCCCCATTATAATATAAATTCCACAGGTGTTGCCAGAAGACTTTGAAAGTATTGTGGTGGACATGCAGGAGACTGTCTAATTTAACCGCAGATTTTAGATAATCAGACAGCTTGGAAAACACCAGCAGTATATGCAAGAGGAGGCTTGCGGGCTGCACCAGTGATCTCTTCCCAGAAAAGCAGTGGTCATTAACTCACCCTGCACTTTATGTACATGCCGAAGCTGGGAATGGAGAATTTGACAAGCCCCATGATGAGTCTTTTATGCTGTGAGCCTCCACCAGTTTGAtgcttttcaaacagaaaacttGCAGACAGAAGGACAGTACAGTTTAGTGACCTTAGAACAATTCTTCAACAGGACAAGTGTCATCACTGACCTATAAACTCAAAATGATGCTGGACAGCGATTCCCAAACTTATTCCAAGAACTACCTCACTTACAAAAACCATAGTGCTGTGTCCCCAAGAGCTAGCAAACCAAAAAGTGGAGGAGACACCTCATTGAGGGATGCCATGCTTTGAATGGGCGACCTGGGACCCACACCCAGGCGAGCCCACATTTGCCCAAGCTAATTTTAGGGTGAAGTTACACAACACAGCTTGGTTGTTTTGGGGGCTGACTGCTGCTTGTGGATCTGCTCACTCCTTGCAGTGGTCTGGCTCTCTTCTAATTCCATGCTGAGTTAACTCAGCCGGTTAACTGCCAGAAATCAAACTCAGAGAGAGTGGGGGAGTAGTTTCGTGCTGGCAGGCAGCTCAGACTTGCTCCGAGTTTGCAGGTCTCAGTTTCATGCTACAGTGCTCTTTGGCTTTCCTCTCTGGGGACCAGCCTTGGGGAGATCCTGGGGATGCCCACACCTGGGGGGTGCCAGAAGCAGGTCGGGAGAGGCTAGAGCTGGGGGACACGTGGACACTCAGCACTGCAGGGTGGCAGGCGATGCCAGGCATGGGTGCTCAGTGACAGGCCCCCAGGTGCAGTGGGCTGGGAGGGGGTCCCTCCGTGGGTCCcctggtgcctgctgctggaccaGGGCTGTCCATGGGTGTCCCCACCGGGGAGGGGGCAGGTTAGGCTGGTACCCACTGTCTCGTGTTCCCCCTGGGCTGCTTGGACACCACTGGGCTGGGCACCCTGCTCTGGGGGCCTGGTTGGTGGGGGGAGGGTCATGGCAAGACCTGAGTGAGGGGGCACCGACCATTGCATGGCCtgacctgggcaggggggagcctGGGCATGGCCTGACTGTTCAAGGGACACCAGGCACAGCATGGCCTGACCCCGGGGGGGAGCCTGACCAGGTGGGGGGGCACTGAGCATGGCACTGCCTGACCCCGGGAGGGGGAAAGGCCTGGGCATGGGCtgaccggggcaggggggggcacCAGGGAAGGGCTGATGGGGCAAGGCCACCGGGCACCACCtgacccggggggggggcagggggcactGGGCTCAGGCTGACTGGAACAGGGGGCCCTGGGCACGGCACAGCCTGATTCGGGGCTGGGAAGGGCCTGGGCACGGCCTGACTGGGGTCGGCACCAGGCTCAGGCTGATGGGGCTGGGAACCACACGGCCTGAGGGACACTGGAGGGGGTGGGGACCGGGACCAGCTTGACCAAGGGGGCAAGGGAAGCATTGGCATGGCCTGACTCAcagccggggtgggggcagcagccCCACTTGCCCTCCCAGGCTACGAAAGCTCCTGGCGGCAGCACTGCGCCTCGGCCCTGCCACTTCCTGGGCCCCAGCCGGCCCCAAGCAGGCGCAGGGATGAGGgagcccctcccacccccctgcTGAGACACCATGTGCTGTATTTCaaatagtttaattttaaaaatattctattcAGTGCTAAAATATCTCTCCACTTCCACGCGCAGCCGGCGCCTTCGACTTCACCAGGCTCGATCACAGACTCGGTGGGACATGCAgatggcggcggggggagggctgGGAGGGGCAGCCGGGCAGAGCCCCGGGAGCGGCTCCCCGGGGTGCGGGGTGGTGGGTGCTGCAGGGCCGGGGTGCTCATGGCAGGGAGCGTGAGGGCATGGGGGACTGGGTCCCCACACCGTGCTGGAGGAGAGgcaaggagccccagggcaggagggctTTCTGGGGAGGGGAACCCTACACCCTACTGaatccttccccttcccagagGTCAGAGGTGTACCTAGACGGGTGGCAGGAGCTCCCCCCAGGGCTCAGGAAAgcagctccctctgctctgccagcCTGGCCTGCGGcactcagggcaccagagggagctgGAAGGGGAGCAGGGCGCAGACCCAGCTGGGCTGGCCTGGCAGGCTCCCCCACCAGCTGAGCTGTGCTCCAGTCCCAAACCCCTCGGTGATGCCATCTTCAGAGGGTGGTTGGGAGGCTTTGTGAGTGcctggctgcagagcagaggcaggctgtCACCTGATGCATACAGTACCTGCCCTCCACAGCGGTAGTGCTCCTGTGTCTTCCAATACTAATGGCTTAAACTAGCAGCTTATTGCACAGCGTCCCAGCTTGGGATCCCTGCCCAGTGGCATGGAAGGCCTTTGTCTCTATCCCCAGAGTGCTCTCACCCCTCCTGTCTTTTCTCACATCTCATCTACTGCAGAAAAGCTCCAGGATATGGTTACAAGGGAGCAGACAAATCACTTGGTGCAGGTGGAACAAGGCTCTTCCATTCCCAGCACATGGGGAGGGCGGGCAGGGGATCCAGAAGCAGGCAAACAGCTTCTGCCAGTGCCTTAGGGGCTATGGAGAGCAGGCAGCCCTGAGCACTCATCCCCTTGCACATGCAGACTACATGCCAGAGACCCCCACACCACTATAGTACAGATTAGCAGGGAGAGAGGGACCCAATAAATAGAGGCAAATTTGCAGGTATTGGTGGCATGAGGTGCCCATAAGCACCATCCACCTGGGGGAAATGCAGGCTGCCTCtgcaggggctggtgggaggcACCTGTCCCTGAGGGCAGGGCAGGCTGGCTCACAGGTGGCAGGAATGCCCTGTCCCCTGGGAAAAGGCAGGCTAGAGGGAGGCACCCCGTCCCccagggaagggcaggctggctctgcgaggggctGGCGAAGGCGCTATCCCCGGGGATGGGCAGGCTAGCTCTCCGAGGCCGTGTGGCACACAGAGTTCTGATCGGCACAAAATCTCTTCAGAGGCGGTGCACCAGagtcctcctcctcttcagttaCCTGCAACAGCCAGAAGGCAGAGGTTACTGGCTATGCCAGGGGCTCAGCATGCCCACGAGATCCAGGCCACCATGTCCACCAGCAATGCCAAGGCTAGACAAGGCTTTGTCTCACTTTGTGAGGACACCCTCGGCTTTAACTGTGTGGCAGCTTCAGCAAGAACCAGGCAGTTAATGAGCCACAGGGGCATCCTGTGAGAGTCCAGTTCAGCCCTGGGTCAGCTATAGTCATTATTTTACTCCATTTCCACATTTTTCTTCACACACTTAATTTGTGCCCTAACACCTAAACTGAACCACAGAAAACCTCAGGAAGGTGGGAGGTTTAGGGAGTTGGGCCGAGGGTAGTTTGGGACTGCAGAACAAGTCTATCAATCTTGATGTTTCTGCTGCAATGGGCAGCAATGAAAGAACTCACAGTGGGGCTGTACTGCAGTCATCAGTCAGTTCCAAAGTAAATGTGCCCTGGGGTGAAAGGACCAAGCTGGATCCACGTGCATCTAGCCACAGTTTCAATTCTCCCTCCCTTACCTGAGTCTCAAGGGGGACTGGCTCTTCCTTTGTGAGAGTGGGAGGCTCATCTGCAACTTCCGAGGAAGGCAGGGAGGGCTCTGAAGGGAACAGAAGGGTTAACAACACTGCAGACCCAGGAGCACAGTGTTACCCAGCTCAGCGAGTGAGCCAGACCACTGCTGCAACCCAGGAGCCAGGAGGAGACCTCCAGCCAGACAACATAGGTCTTCACCGCCCTAGCCACTTCCAGCAAAGCTGCCTCAGTCACccaccagcacagagacctccagaCAAGCAACACACACAAGCACTCAAGGGCAGTTCTGCCCAGGCTCCGGTAGGGCCTTCCCTGGGCTCCCCAGCCTGGGCGTCCACTCCTTCTTTCCCAGCACTGCAGCCGTGCCCATGCAGGTCAGCACCCACCTTCCAGCGCCTCCTGCCCCAGTGTGGGTGGCTGCGAGTCATCCGTGCGGAAGTCAGACGTATGAGCAGGGCTCATGGACTCACTCTGCTGAGGACTGGGGCTGGAGTTCGGGCTGCTGTCCACCTTGAGCTGGTAGACGTCTGACAAGGAGCTCTGGTTACTGTTCTCATCTGCAGAAACAGCACCTAGTGAAGAAGAGCACCTTGACCCAGGGGCACAAGCAGCCAAGGGCAGCATTGAGAGCCAGGGCCTTGTGGTGAAGGAAGAGCATGTTCAAAAGGCGGCATTTAGAGTACAGGGGATTCATACAGTCACGAAGCAACAGCAGGAGCTTCCCATATGGGGCTCCCCACAGGGACACAGCTACCATTAGATATGCACTCAGCCCACAGGGGAGAGGGTGCTGCTCTCAGGGGAACGGAAGAGTCTGAGCAGGACAGAGGAGAGCAACCCTGGGCTACTTGGAAAGAATGAGCGCAAGCTACAGGGGTGATACAAAGCTCTGCAGGGGACACCGCCAAATCTCATGTCTGTAGCTTCACGGAGGGCCCCTGGGACCtctcacaggcaggcaggcattcAAGTACATGAGACCTCTTGCCTGCGCACCTggattttgtggaaaaaaatctattcctaAAAATTCCTATTTGCAAGGCAGCAATCTAACAGCAGGAGGAACACCCAGCAGTTGCCTCCAGAAGGGGAAGCAATCCTGGAATGCATCTCTTCCAAGTAAAACAGACCCACAAGGGCCAAACTGCAGGACTGTAATGCTAACCTCTTCCTGCATATACTGGAAAGGCCAACAAAATTGCTGCTTTTCCTCTACTGCACTCAGAGCTGAGTGGGTAGACTGGGCACAGGCATATGGTCTGCCCCTTTTCTGTCCTGGCAGcaagtccctgctctgcttgTGCCTTGCTCAGCTCCACCACAGAGTGTGGCCTACTTGTGGCTGGCTGGAGTGTTTGGGGATCACA
It encodes:
- the LOC106496086 gene encoding LOW QUALITY PROTEIN: schlafen family member 9-like (The sequence of the model RefSeq protein was modified relative to this genomic sequence to represent the inferred CDS: inserted 2 bases in 2 codons; substituted 2 bases at 2 genomic stop codons); translation: MATPYPSQEYLVGSNVIKRKPKTICTELFSEYPGLEDLMRKQILLFNERVLIFSRSWAVDIGLLENQDAVCNVLLVAKRHXPVLCTVFTDTSSAESEXSRETAYALKQKLVSDGGXTSKVCVIPKIMHLNCTNNQMEVPGNGLYPENCILPSTDTPAFLCAFVIVVLRFRSFLSDCLGCESFNLLTLKHYEMLSKNLQKDKKQFVFSLPGIGKTIVALKIVEXRNIFHCENQSLKKFLR
- the LOC136993953 gene encoding protein SLFN14-like → MARKEGQLLVNLKTNYPDVAVDIGKIVLGEISKKKISNNQKRKRSELVKAVCALLNSGGGVVRMEIENKNYYFQEHSIGLDIEQSLRKLMAGEVLDFTDTTHVEFKNFSTRDVLKYIREILLNYVSAFANTQGGYLIFGVDDSSKVVGSHNEVEKEALAKTVADVIGLLRVYHFCRFQATVQFKSNILNVYDKEEHLHGYVCALRGKPFCWAVFHDIPHSWIVKGNTADRLSIKKWT
- the BCL7B gene encoding B-cell CLL/lymphoma 7 protein family member B isoform X2, which codes for MSGRSVRAETRSRAKDDIKKVMAAIERVRKWEKKWVTVGDTSLRIFKWVPVADSKEKEKSKSSSSTAREPNGFPADTSANSSLLLEFQDENSNQSSLSDVYQLKVDSSPNSSPSPQQSESMSPAHTSDFRTDDSQPPTLGQEALEEPSLPSSEVADEPPTLTKEEPVPLETQVTEEEEDSGAPPLKRFCADQNSVCHTASES
- the BCL7B gene encoding B-cell CLL/lymphoma 7 protein family member B isoform X1 — translated: MSGRSVRAETRSRAKDDIKKVMAAIERVRKWEKKWVTVGDTSLRIFKWVPVADSKEKEKSKSSSSTAREPNGFPADTSANSSLLLEFQGAVSADENSNQSSLSDVYQLKVDSSPNSSPSPQQSESMSPAHTSDFRTDDSQPPTLGQEALEEPSLPSSEVADEPPTLTKEEPVPLETQVTEEEEDSGAPPLKRFCADQNSVCHTASES